In a genomic window of uncultured Sphaerochaeta sp.:
- a CDS encoding MFS transporter, whose protein sequence is MVRIGKRWVVLLAALCMQTILGGVYAWSTLSVWIKEEMGISSAQAGLVFGMTIMVFTIVMVFSGRILPQFGPRKTASIGALFFFLGYLLAAYSHASFALLLLGISVLSGIGIGFSYVVPLSVCLKWFPTQKGLVTGLSVGGFGGGAILLSAIIEEAYLSSLSLSSFLLWYSIISFVLLFLCAQLLAVPEASSSVQERPPRSAYRNSVMILSSMGMFAGTFAGLLVVGNLSPLVQEWGLSEVQAVLAVMLFSVGNASARIVWGYIFDRIGAVSIPLSLLLFSLATLMLLASGPNIPLILVLVALLGFSFGANFVLYAAVIAHAYPLHFFSSLYPLCFLFYGIAGLLGPGIGGWLRDATGSYMTSLVLCLLIVFFSALLLFIKRRRLQP, encoded by the coding sequence ATGGTACGGATTGGAAAACGATGGGTGGTCCTGTTGGCAGCGCTTTGCATGCAGACCATCCTTGGTGGGGTGTATGCATGGAGCACCCTGTCGGTCTGGATCAAGGAGGAGATGGGGATCAGCAGTGCCCAGGCGGGGCTGGTCTTTGGCATGACCATCATGGTTTTCACCATTGTCATGGTCTTTTCAGGCAGAATTCTCCCTCAGTTCGGGCCAAGGAAGACCGCATCGATCGGTGCGCTGTTCTTCTTCCTAGGCTATCTGTTGGCTGCATACAGCCATGCTTCCTTCGCCTTGCTGTTGCTCGGCATCAGCGTGCTCTCGGGGATAGGGATCGGATTCTCCTATGTGGTTCCCCTTTCGGTCTGCCTGAAGTGGTTTCCCACCCAAAAGGGATTGGTGACCGGACTCTCGGTAGGAGGCTTCGGCGGTGGGGCGATTCTCCTGTCGGCCATCATTGAGGAGGCTTACCTCTCCTCGCTCTCCCTCTCCTCGTTCCTGTTGTGGTACAGCATCATCTCCTTCGTCCTGTTGTTCCTTTGCGCACAGCTGTTGGCCGTACCGGAGGCGTCTTCCTCCGTGCAGGAGCGGCCTCCCCGCTCAGCCTATCGCAATTCGGTCATGATTCTCTCTTCGATGGGAATGTTTGCAGGGACCTTTGCAGGGCTCTTGGTGGTGGGAAATCTCTCGCCTTTGGTGCAGGAGTGGGGACTATCGGAAGTGCAGGCAGTGCTTGCCGTCATGCTCTTTTCCGTAGGCAATGCATCGGCCAGGATCGTCTGGGGGTATATCTTCGACAGGATCGGGGCGGTGAGCATCCCGCTTTCGCTCCTTCTTTTCTCGCTTGCAACCCTGATGCTGCTGGCAAGCGGGCCGAACATCCCGCTCATCCTGGTTCTGGTGGCTCTGCTGGGGTTTTCCTTCGGTGCCAATTTTGTGCTCTATGCCGCAGTCATCGCCCATGCATACCCACTTCACTTCTTCTCTTCGCTCTATCCGCTCTGCTTTCTCTTTTACGGCATTGCAGGCCTTCTGGGCCCGGGCATCGGTGGGTGGCTTCGCGATGCAACAGGCTCGTATATGACATCCCTGGTGCTTTGCTTGCTCATTGTGTTCTTCTCCGCTCTGCTCCTGTTCATCAAGCGCAGGCGCCTGCAACCATGA
- a CDS encoding PadR family transcriptional regulator: MKDDPILTTMITELKRGTLTLCVLSQLNQPQYGYSLLQLLADKHIPIEANTLYPLLRRLETQELLSSTWDTTEARPRKFYVLSEKGKALLCALTKEWQEQYQRVGALLAEEDHE; this comes from the coding sequence ATGAAGGACGATCCGATTCTGACCACGATGATCACTGAACTGAAGCGGGGAACGTTGACATTGTGTGTACTCAGCCAACTCAATCAACCCCAATATGGGTACTCCCTGCTGCAATTGCTGGCGGACAAGCACATCCCGATCGAGGCAAACACCCTCTACCCCTTGCTCAGACGATTGGAAACCCAGGAGTTGCTCTCCAGTACGTGGGATACAACCGAGGCCCGTCCCAGGAAGTTCTATGTGCTCAGCGAAAAGGGGAAAGCCTTGCTCTGTGCCTTGACCAAGGAGTGGCAGGAACAATACCAGCGCGTTGGTGCGCTGTTGGCGGAGGAAGACCATGAGTGA